A region of Terriglobales bacterium DNA encodes the following proteins:
- a CDS encoding PadR family transcriptional regulator: protein MVLLRNTKAEPDEKWEAQLRKGCLELAILASLWEKRLYGLEILRVLEEDSKLVLAEGTVYPILGRLKEEGLLQSEWVEADAGHPRKYYWLTAAGRQKAATMAQFWNGFAANLTRLLKPVLNGR, encoded by the coding sequence ATGGTCTTGCTTAGGAATACCAAAGCCGAGCCCGACGAGAAGTGGGAGGCACAGCTTCGCAAAGGCTGCCTGGAGCTGGCTATTCTGGCTAGCTTGTGGGAGAAGCGGCTCTACGGCCTGGAAATCCTGCGCGTGCTGGAAGAAGACTCAAAGCTGGTACTGGCTGAAGGCACGGTGTATCCCATTTTGGGGCGCCTTAAGGAAGAAGGGTTGCTGCAGTCAGAGTGGGTCGAGGCTGACGCAGGTCATCCGCGTAAATACTATTGGTTAACCGCAGCCGGTCGCCAGAAGGCAGCCACGATGGCGCAGTTTTGGAATGGCTTTGCAGCCAACTTA